TCGCTCAGGACCTGCGCGGACGGCGCGGCGACCGGGAGAAATTATCAGAATTCCGGTGCGTTAGGGTGACCGACTCGATCTGTGGAAATATCTTTAGAAAATTCACTCGATCAGGAATATTGTTTGTGAAACGTACTATGAATACGGCACCTATTGTGTGTTTGACGGAATTTTTGGCCCCTTTTCGACCATGGTCGGTGCCCCCTTTATGCTGGGTTACCCGAGTGCCATTGGCGTTATGGACTCAGACACACCGAGACAGATTCGTCGTCGGTCCTTCTTGACTGCCGCTGGAGCTGGTGGGATCACCGGACTCGCCGGGTGCGTTGGCTTCGGAGGCGAAGACGGCGGGAGCGAAAGCGGAGATGGGGAGTCGACTGCCAGCGGCGCGACGGCCGGCGACAGCGGGCCGGACTCGATCGTGTTCGGACAGCCCGGCGCGCTGACCGGTGCGTTCGACTTCCTCCAGCCCGGCGTCTCCCAAGCCGCCGACGCCGCCGTCAGCCACATCAACGAGGCGGGCGGCCCGCTGGGTGCGGAGTTGGAGGTCGTCCGCCGTGACACCGCCGTCGACCCGCAGGAGGCGCGGAGCGTCACGACGCAACTCGTCGAGAACGACGACGCCGCGGCGATCGTCGGGCTCTTTTCGAGTGAGATCAACCCGCTGTGGAACTTCCTCCAGGACCTCCAGATGCCGATCGTCACGCCGTGGCCGGGGTCGACGTTCCTCGACACCCGCGGAGGAGACAAGGCCACGCCCGGCGACATCAGCGACGACGAGTGGGTGTGGCGGACGGTCGTCGGCGACACCGTCCACACGGGCGGGAGCGCCGTGTACGCGCTCGAACAGGGGTACGAGACGCTCGGGATCATCAACGGGAACACCGAGGGTGAGCGCAGCTACGTCGACGGGTTCCTCTCCGTCTACGAGGCGAACGGCGGCAGCGTCGCCGAGCAAGTCGAGGTCGAACTGGGCGCATCGAGCTACCAGTCGGCGCTCAGCCGGCTCTTCGATGCGGAGTTCGACGCGTTCCTCGTGAGCATGCCCCAGGAGTCGGCGATCACGGCGCTGAGTGACTGGTCCGACGGCGGCTACGGTCGCCAGCCGATCCTCTCGGACACGCTCGCACAGCAGGAAGTGATCGACCAGGTCGGCAGTGACCTCCACGGCGCGTGGGTCGCACAGCCCGGGCGGTCGGGGCCGAGCTACGACACCTTCGAGGGAATCTACTCGGAGGCGGGCGACGCGGCGATCAACGGCTGGACGCCCCCGTCGTGGGACTCCGTGCAGGTGACGGCGCTGGCCATCGAACGCGCCGGCGACACGAGCCCCGAAGCGATCCAACAGAACCTCGGGCCGGTCAGTCGCGGCGACGGCACCCCCGTCTCCACGTTCGCCGAGGGGAAGGAGGCCCTCGCAAACGGTGAGGAGATCACCTACCAGGGTGCGGCGACGCCGACCACGTTCACCCAACACGGCAACGTCTTCGGTGCGGTGTCGATCAACACCGCACAGGACGGCGCCTTCACGCAGACGACGCAGGTGTCGGCCGAGGACGTCCGCGAGTACGTGACGGAAGGCGAATACTAACAGCGATGGGACTGTCCCAGAACGTCGTCTTCGGACTGGTCACCGGTTCGTACATCGCCATCGCGGCGATCGGGTTCACCCTGATCTACGGAATCGTGAACATGATCAACTTCGCCTACGGCGAGTACCTCACGATCGGCGCGTTCCTGGGGCTCCTCGCGGTCACCATGCTTCCGGTGCCGCTCCCGGTCGCCGTCCTCCTCGCGATGGCCGGCGGCGGCCTCGTCAGCCTCGCGCTCGCCCGTGGGTTCTTCACACCGATCAACCAGACGGGGCCGGTGCCGCTCCTGCTGACGTCGATCGGGCTCGGAATCGCGCTCCGGAGCGCGATCCGGCTCGTCGCCGGACGCAGTGCTCGCTACTACGACACCGAGACCGTGACGTATCGGTTCGACTCGCTCCCCGATCTCTCGGTCGGGTCGGTCGACCTGCTCGGCGGGTTCTTCGTCACCTCCGAGCACCTGATCGTGATCGGCACTGCCGTCGCCGTGTTCGTCGTCCTCCACGCCTTACTGACGCGAACCGACGTCGGGATCGCAATGCGCGCGATGGGTGACGACGAGAGCCTGGCGCGGGTTCGCGGTATCGACACGCAGTTGATCCGCGATAGCGTCTGGGTGCTCGCCGGCGTCCTCGCCGGACTCGCGGGCGTGCTCATGGCTATCCAGACGAACGTCAGCTCAGACACCGGGTTCAGCCACATCCTGCAGATACTGTCTGCCGCCATCCTCGGCGGCGCGGGGAGCCCCTACGGAGCGATCCTCGGCGCGTACGTCATCGGACTCGTGCTGGCGCTCTCGACGGCGTTCCTCCCGTCCGGGATGACCGGGCTGTCCTCGGCGGTCGCGTTCGTGATCCTCGTGGCGGTGCTGCTGGTCAAACCCAGCGGGATCGCTGGCAAGGAGGTGCGTGAAGCGTGAGCGTGCTCGATCGGCTTCCGTCTGACCACGCCACGCAGGCGTTCCTCGCAGGAGCGATCTGTCTGGCCCTCGGCGTGCTGTTTGCGGTCACACCGCTGCGGGCGCAGCTCCCGAACGCGCTGTACGTGTTCATCGAGGTCGGGACCCTGTTCGTCATCTACGGACTGTTGGTGCTCGGCCTCGACCTGCAGTACGGCCACACCGGCTTGGTCAACTTCGGCCACGTCGTCTTCTTCGCCGTCGGTGCGTACACGACCGCGATGCTGTCGGCCCAAGAGACGTTCGCGGGGATCGGCTTGGGCTACCCGTGGCCACTCGCGCTGGTCGCTGGCGTGATCGTGACCGCGATCGTCGGCGCCGGGGTGGGCGTCACCTCGATCCGGCTCCGCGGCGACT
The DNA window shown above is from Halobaculum marinum and carries:
- a CDS encoding ABC transporter substrate-binding protein, giving the protein MFGQPGALTGAFDFLQPGVSQAADAAVSHINEAGGPLGAELEVVRRDTAVDPQEARSVTTQLVENDDAAAIVGLFSSEINPLWNFLQDLQMPIVTPWPGSTFLDTRGGDKATPGDISDDEWVWRTVVGDTVHTGGSAVYALEQGYETLGIINGNTEGERSYVDGFLSVYEANGGSVAEQVEVELGASSYQSALSRLFDAEFDAFLVSMPQESAITALSDWSDGGYGRQPILSDTLAQQEVIDQVGSDLHGAWVAQPGRSGPSYDTFEGIYSEAGDAAINGWTPPSWDSVQVTALAIERAGDTSPEAIQQNLGPVSRGDGTPVSTFAEGKEALANGEEITYQGAATPTTFTQHGNVFGAVSINTAQDGAFTQTTQVSAEDVREYVTEGEY
- a CDS encoding branched-chain amino acid ABC transporter permease; amino-acid sequence: MGLSQNVVFGLVTGSYIAIAAIGFTLIYGIVNMINFAYGEYLTIGAFLGLLAVTMLPVPLPVAVLLAMAGGGLVSLALARGFFTPINQTGPVPLLLTSIGLGIALRSAIRLVAGRSARYYDTETVTYRFDSLPDLSVGSVDLLGGFFVTSEHLIVIGTAVAVFVVLHALLTRTDVGIAMRAMGDDESLARVRGIDTQLIRDSVWVLAGVLAGLAGVLMAIQTNVSSDTGFSHILQILSAAILGGAGSPYGAILGAYVIGLVLALSTAFLPSGMTGLSSAVAFVILVAVLLVKPSGIAGKEVREA